Proteins from a single region of Stutzerimonas stutzeri:
- a CDS encoding peroxiredoxin has translation MAVEIDRPVPSFQAQATSGQLINLESLAGKQVVLYFYPKDNTPGCTTEGQGFRDQHGAFLAANTLVFGISRDSLKTHENFRAKQSFPFELISDKDEQLCQLFDVIKLKKLYGKEYLGVDRSTFLIDRNGVLRQQWRSVKVPGHVDAVLQAAQALNEA, from the coding sequence ATGGCCGTTGAAATCGACCGTCCCGTTCCTTCCTTCCAGGCCCAGGCCACGAGCGGTCAATTGATCAATCTCGAGTCGCTGGCGGGCAAACAGGTGGTGCTGTACTTCTACCCGAAGGACAACACGCCCGGCTGCACGACCGAGGGGCAAGGCTTTCGCGATCAACATGGGGCGTTTCTCGCAGCGAACACGCTGGTGTTCGGCATTTCCCGCGATAGCCTTAAGACTCACGAGAACTTCCGCGCCAAACAGAGCTTCCCATTTGAGCTGATAAGCGACAAGGACGAGCAACTGTGCCAGCTTTTCGACGTCATCAAGCTGAAGAAGCTGTATGGCAAGGAGTATCTCGGCGTGGACCGAAGCACCTTCCTCATCGACCGCAATGGCGTACTGCGGCAGCAGTGGCGCTCAGTGAAAGTGCCCGGCCATGTGGACGCAGTGCTCCAAGCTGCTCAGGCGTTGAACGAAGCATAA
- a CDS encoding phosphoribosylaminoimidazolesuccinocarboxamide synthase, which yields MTTPNALSLKKIYSGKVRDLYEIDDKRMLMVATDRLSAFDVILAEPIPEKGKILTAISNFWFDKLNGLIPNHFTGDKVEDVVPAAELPLVEGRAVVAKRLKPVAVEAIVRGYIVGSGWKEYQKSGTVCGIQLPAGLKEAAKLPQPIFTPSTKAAVGDHDENISFEQCEAIIGSELAAQVRDVSIALYSAAVEYAATRGIIIADTKFEFGLDEDGTLTLMDEVLTPDSSRFWPADSYEEGKNPPSFDKQFVRDWLESTGWNKQPPAPAVPADVAQKTADKYREALTRLTA from the coding sequence ATGACCACTCCCAACGCCCTCAGCCTGAAGAAGATCTATTCGGGCAAGGTTCGTGATCTCTACGAGATCGACGACAAACGCATGCTCATGGTCGCCACCGATCGCCTTTCGGCGTTCGACGTCATTCTTGCCGAGCCGATTCCGGAGAAGGGCAAGATCCTCACCGCTATCTCCAACTTCTGGTTCGACAAGCTCAACGGCCTGATCCCTAACCACTTCACCGGAGACAAGGTCGAAGACGTGGTGCCGGCCGCCGAGTTGCCTCTCGTAGAGGGGCGGGCCGTGGTCGCCAAGCGCCTCAAGCCCGTAGCAGTGGAGGCCATCGTTCGTGGCTACATCGTTGGCTCTGGCTGGAAGGAATACCAGAAGAGCGGCACCGTCTGCGGTATCCAGTTGCCAGCCGGCCTGAAAGAAGCTGCCAAGCTGCCGCAGCCGATCTTCACGCCCTCGACCAAGGCCGCTGTAGGCGATCACGACGAGAACATCTCGTTCGAGCAATGCGAAGCCATCATCGGTAGCGAGCTGGCCGCCCAGGTGCGAGACGTTTCCATCGCACTCTACAGCGCTGCGGTCGAGTACGCGGCCACCCGCGGCATCATCATCGCCGATACCAAGTTCGAATTCGGGCTCGATGAAGATGGCACCCTGACCCTGATGGATGAAGTGCTGACACCCGACTCCAGCCGTTTCTGGCCGGCCGATAGCTACGAAGAAGGCAAGAACCCGCCGAGCTTCGACAAGCAGTTCGTTCGCGATTGGCTGGAGTCCACCGGCTGGAACAAGCAGCCTCCAGCGCCTGCCGTACCGGCAGATGTCGCGCAGAAAACCGCTGACAAGTACCGCGAAGCACTTACCCGGCTGACCGCCTGA
- the bamC gene encoding outer membrane protein assembly factor BamC, whose amino-acid sequence MKRLAGLSTLALMISATSGCGWLWGDDGYFRDRGSDYLSARQTAPMQVAVDGEIRPLDPLLPVPRQVADSTSTGKYEVPRPQRLQVAADVSNFSVQSSGDSRWLVAQYAPSQVWIAARQFFTDKGFSIADERRQTGEFATAWQTASQLDEALVRNLGIQDGETRVRVRVEPGVQRNTSEIFVVSVKRPAGSSTDVAWPETSANKELDRVLLDELQVSLNRSARQGGSVSLLAERDFDAPSRVNLTEDGSGNPLLQLDSDFDRAWSSIGRALQAADVRVDDLDRSLGVYYVNLSERANDPDDKPGFFSRLFGGSPDKDEIEARAERYQLRLTRVGNGVQVTLDKSIDSVAPADVARRVLSQIKDNLG is encoded by the coding sequence ATGAAGCGACTGGCCGGACTCTCGACCCTTGCCCTGATGATCTCTGCAACTAGTGGCTGCGGCTGGCTGTGGGGCGACGATGGATACTTCCGCGACCGCGGTAGCGACTACCTTTCGGCGCGCCAGACCGCGCCGATGCAGGTGGCAGTCGATGGCGAGATCCGCCCGCTCGACCCACTGCTGCCGGTACCGCGCCAGGTTGCCGACAGCACCAGCACCGGCAAATACGAAGTGCCACGTCCCCAGCGCCTGCAGGTGGCAGCGGACGTCAGCAATTTCAGCGTGCAGTCGTCAGGGGATTCCCGCTGGCTGGTAGCGCAGTACGCGCCATCGCAGGTATGGATCGCCGCGCGCCAGTTCTTCACCGACAAGGGCTTCAGCATCGCTGACGAACGCCGCCAGACTGGCGAGTTCGCCACTGCCTGGCAGACCGCTTCTCAGTTGGACGAAGCGCTGGTGCGCAACCTGGGCATTCAGGACGGCGAAACGCGTGTACGTGTTCGTGTCGAGCCCGGCGTGCAGCGCAACACCAGCGAGATCTTCGTCGTTAGCGTCAAGCGTCCAGCCGGTAGCAGCACCGACGTTGCCTGGCCGGAAACCTCAGCCAACAAGGAGCTCGACCGGGTACTGCTCGACGAGCTGCAGGTCAGCCTGAACCGTAGCGCCCGTCAAGGCGGCTCCGTATCGCTGCTGGCCGAGCGGGACTTCGATGCCCCGAGCCGTGTAAACCTGACCGAAGACGGTAGCGGCAACCCACTGCTGCAGCTGGACAGCGACTTCGACCGCGCCTGGTCCAGTATCGGTCGTGCGCTTCAAGCAGCGGACGTGCGAGTCGACGATCTTGATCGCAGCCTCGGTGTTTACTACGTGAACCTCAGCGAGCGCGCCAACGACCCGGATGACAAGCCAGGGTTCTTCAGCCGCCTGTTCGGTGGTTCGCCTGATAAGGACGAGATCGAAGCACGGGCCGAGCGCTACCAGCTGCGCCTGACACGTGTCGGTAATGGCGTTCAGGTGACGCTCGACAAGAGCATCGACAGTGTTGCACCGGCGGACGTCGCACGCCGGGTGCTCAGTCAGATCAAGGACAACCTGGGTTAA
- a CDS encoding glycine cleavage system protein R, translating to MSTPPLPREQFLVISALGANPMELTNVLCRAANENRCAVVSTRLTRHGECSALVLEVTGSWDALARMETTLPGLAKKHAFTANVVRSEALETRPQALPYVAYVSAAFRPDILNELCQFFIDHRVELESLTCDTYQAPQTGGTMLNATLTVTLPAGTQISWLRDQFLDFADALNLDALIEPWRPQNP from the coding sequence ATGTCCACCCCCCCTTTACCCCGCGAACAATTTCTCGTCATCAGCGCACTCGGCGCCAACCCGATGGAGCTGACCAATGTGCTCTGCCGCGCCGCCAACGAGAATCGCTGCGCTGTGGTCAGCACGCGGCTGACCCGTCATGGCGAATGCAGTGCGCTGGTTCTGGAAGTCACTGGCAGCTGGGACGCATTGGCCCGGATGGAAACCACTCTGCCAGGGCTTGCGAAGAAGCACGCGTTCACCGCTAACGTGGTACGCAGCGAGGCGCTGGAAACCCGACCGCAAGCGCTGCCCTATGTAGCCTATGTGAGCGCGGCCTTTCGCCCCGACATCCTCAATGAACTGTGTCAGTTCTTCATCGACCACCGCGTCGAACTGGAGAGCCTGACCTGCGATACCTATCAGGCACCGCAGACCGGCGGGACCATGCTTAACGCCACACTGACCGTCACGCTTCCAGCCGGCACCCAGATCAGCTGGCTACGCGACCAGTTCCTCGATTTTGCTGATGCGCTCAACCTCGATGCACTGATCGAGCCTTGGCGCCCGCAGAATCCTTAA
- the dapA gene encoding 4-hydroxy-tetrahydrodipicolinate synthase: MIAGSMVALVTPMDAQGGLDWESLSKLVDFHLQEGTNAIVAVGTTGESATLSVAEHIEVIRRVVDQVNGRIPVIAGTGANSTSEAVELTENAKTAGADACLLVTPYYNKPTQEGLYLHFKHIAEAVAIPQILYNVPGRTVCDMLPDTVERLSKISNIIGIKEATGDLKRGQEVLDRVSKDFLVYSGDDPTAVELMLMGGKGNISVTANVAPRAMSDLCAAAMAGDADTARAINERLMPLHRALFLEANPIPVKWALHEMGLMGNGIRLPLTWLSQGFQEPLRQAMRQTGVLA, translated from the coding sequence ATGATTGCGGGCAGTATGGTGGCGCTGGTCACGCCCATGGATGCGCAGGGCGGTCTGGACTGGGAGAGCCTGAGCAAACTGGTGGACTTCCATTTGCAGGAAGGCACCAATGCAATCGTTGCTGTCGGGACTACGGGTGAGTCGGCCACGCTGAGTGTTGCCGAGCACATCGAAGTGATTCGGCGTGTTGTCGATCAGGTCAATGGCCGCATTCCGGTGATTGCTGGTACGGGCGCCAACTCCACCAGCGAAGCCGTCGAGCTGACCGAGAACGCCAAGACCGCTGGCGCAGACGCCTGCCTGCTCGTGACCCCGTACTACAACAAGCCAACCCAGGAAGGCCTGTATCTGCACTTCAAGCACATTGCGGAAGCAGTAGCGATCCCGCAGATCCTCTACAACGTGCCTGGTCGTACGGTGTGCGACATGCTGCCGGATACCGTCGAGCGCCTGTCCAAGATATCCAACATCATCGGTATCAAAGAAGCCACGGGCGATCTCAAGCGCGGCCAGGAAGTCCTGGATCGTGTCAGCAAGGATTTTCTCGTCTATTCGGGCGATGATCCCACCGCCGTCGAACTCATGCTGATGGGCGGCAAGGGCAATATCTCCGTGACAGCGAACGTGGCGCCGCGCGCCATGAGCGACCTCTGCGCCGCGGCAATGGCGGGTGATGCCGACACTGCCCGTGCGATCAACGAGCGTTTGATGCCACTGCATCGCGCTCTGTTTCTGGAAGCCAACCCAATCCCGGTCAAGTGGGCATTGCACGAGATGGGCCTGATGGGCAATGGCATCCGTCTGCCGCTGACCTGGCTGAGTCAGGGCTTCCAGGAACCGCTACGCCAGGCAATGCGCCAAACCGGCGTACTGGCTTAA